A stretch of DNA from Desulfosarcina ovata subsp. ovata:
CTCCCCAGGGGCCGCCACCCGAAAAGATCGGCCCAGAGGGACCTGACCGGCCACCGGCCGCACCATCCATGGAACTTCCCAAGACGCTGAAAATTACCTACAAGGATACGACCGGTCCATTGGAGATGACCCTGGATGAGGTGCGGCGATCCGGTATCGATATCGGTGTCGGCCGGACCGCTGATGGGCGTCAGGTTTATGAATTCAAAATTGCCTTTGCCGCGGCGCCCTCATTGAGCCGGCTGGGTCCGCAACAGTTTTTGGGGGTGGGGATCCAGAGCGGCTCGGCGACAAACGACCGTCACGACGCCGGGGCTCCCGAAGGTGCGATGAAGCCGGGTGGCGGTCGCGGCGGTCCTATGGGTGGCCCGCCTCCGGGCGGGATGGGAGGCATGGGTGGCGGTTCCATGGGGGGGGCTCCAAAGGGTAGCGGTCCCGGATCGAAAGGCGCGTCAAAGGCGTGCTGGCTAAAAGTTTTGCTGTCAGACACGGATGAAACCGATGCAACGATTCGATCCTAATCCAGATCGGGGCCATTGGTCGTGGCCGTCGGTTGGCTTGTGGCCGGCCGTCCTGCTCGGCGTTGCGCTGTTTCTGCTGTCCGGCTGTGCGCCGGTGGGACCGGATTATGTGACGCCGGAGCTCGTTCTTCCCGATGCCTGGCAGGCGGTTTCCCCGCAGGTGCCGTCAGCGAACGGAGCCCGCCTGGCGCGATGGTGGCAGACGCTGGATGATCCGGTCCTGTCCGGGCTGATCCGACAGGCCATGGCGGACAACCTGGATGTCAAGGATGCGTTGTCCCGGGTGCGCGAGACGCGATTGCAACGCTTGATTGCCCGTAGTGCGCTTTTTCCCGGCCTGGATGCCAGTGGATCGGCCAAATTAAGTGGCGACGATTCGAGTGATACCACAGAACTCTATTCCACCGGCTTCGATGCCGCCTGGGAGCTTGACCTTTTCGGGGGCATCCACCGGTCGGTGGAAGCGGCCCAGGCCGATATCAACGCCGAAGTGGAAGCCCTGGGCGATGTGAGGGTTACGTTGCTGGCGGAAGTGGCCGCCAATTACATCGATCTTAGAACCTACCAGGCCCGGCTGGGCGTGGCGACAAGAAATGTGGCCTCCATGGAGGAAACCTGGTCCCTGCTGGATGCCCTTGCCCGGGCCGGCATGGGAGACGAACTGGCCGTGGCCCAGGCCCGATACAACCTGGAGAGCTCCCGGGCCGGTATCGCCGACCTGGAAGTCGGCCTGGCTGAGGCCATGCATCGGCTGGCCGTTCTGACCGGCCAGCCGGCAGGATCCCTGAATGCCGAGTTGGCCCGGGTCAGGCCGATTCCCCAGGCGTCTGTGGAACTGGCGGTAGGAGTGCCGGCGGATCTGTTGCGCCAGCGGCCCGACATCCGCCAGGCGGAGCGTCAACTGGCTGCCCAGACGGCGCGCATTGGCGAGGCCGAGGCCCAGCTTTACCCTTCATTTACCCTGAACGGGTCTATCGGCCTGGAGGCGCTTTCCCTGGGGGACCTGTTCGCAGCCGAGAGCCGCATTTGGTCTATTGGCCCCGGTTTCAGCTGGTCGATTTTCAATGCCGGATCGATTCGAAACCAGATCAAGGTGCAGGAGGAGCAGCAGCAGCAAGCCTTGATCAATTACAAAAGCACGGTTCTGGGGGCATTGGAAGAGGTTGAAAACGCACTGGTGGCCCTTGATCGTGAGCAGCGGAAGCAGGCGCGCCTGGAGGCCGCTGCCCAGGCGGCCAGCCAGGCGGCCGATCTGGCGCAGCAGCAATATACCACCGGCATGACCGGTTTCAGCGACGTGCTGGATGCCCAGCGATCGCAACTCTCTTTCGAGGATCAGCTGGTGGAGAGCCGGGGAGCGATTCTATCCGACCTGGTGCATCTTTACAAAGTGCTTGGTGGAGGCTGGCAATCTCCGGATGATGCGACCGAACCGAATCCAGGCAGTGTCCATAAAGGTTGATGGTGATGCTTGACAGAAAAGAGGACCTCTCCGTCCAGGAGACCATGCAACAGACCGCCACCCTTGGCCGGCGCAAGCGTCTGAAACGCTGGATCGTCGTCGGCGTACTGCTGCTTGGCGCGGCCATGGTGATCGTTTTTGGAAAATTTCGCGGTGCTCCCGACGCCGTCGCTTTCCAGACCCGGCCGGTACAGCGGGGCGATCTGGTGATCACGGTGACCGCCACCGGCAATTTGGAAGCCACCAACGAGGTGGAGGTGGGCAGTGAGCTTTCCGGTATCATCAAGTCCATGACGGCCGATTACAACGACACGGTGAAAGCCGGACAG
This window harbors:
- a CDS encoding efflux transporter outer membrane subunit, which produces MQRFDPNPDRGHWSWPSVGLWPAVLLGVALFLLSGCAPVGPDYVTPELVLPDAWQAVSPQVPSANGARLARWWQTLDDPVLSGLIRQAMADNLDVKDALSRVRETRLQRLIARSALFPGLDASGSAKLSGDDSSDTTELYSTGFDAAWELDLFGGIHRSVEAAQADINAEVEALGDVRVTLLAEVAANYIDLRTYQARLGVATRNVASMEETWSLLDALARAGMGDELAVAQARYNLESSRAGIADLEVGLAEAMHRLAVLTGQPAGSLNAELARVRPIPQASVELAVGVPADLLRQRPDIRQAERQLAAQTARIGEAEAQLYPSFTLNGSIGLEALSLGDLFAAESRIWSIGPGFSWSIFNAGSIRNQIKVQEEQQQQALINYKSTVLGALEEVENALVALDREQRKQARLEAAAQAASQAADLAQQQYTTGMTGFSDVLDAQRSQLSFEDQLVESRGAILSDLVHLYKVLGGGWQSPDDATEPNPGSVHKG